From Dechloromonas sp. A34:
GGTGTTCAACCCCGGCGTCGTGAAATGCAGCTGTTCCTTGTGCACGATGCCGTTCTCGGCCAGGGTGGCCGCGAAATCAGGCTGCCAGGCCGACTTGCCCTTGCGCCACTCGACCTGGGTCAGATCGACGGCGCCGGCATCCGGGTCGGCCTGCATCAGCGGCTTGACGACATTGGCCAGCAGGTCGGCGAAGCGCATGCCCGGCTCGACGACGAGCATGAAGGGAGTGGCGAACAGCAGGTGCTGCTCCCAGTTCACATAGACGATCTGCTTGCCGTGAAAGTTGGCGACCACGTCGCGCGGCACGCCGACATAGGGTTTGGT
This genomic window contains:
- a CDS encoding phenol hydroxylase subunit P4, with protein sequence MAVTSTKPYVGVPRDVVANFHGKQIVYVNWEQHLLFATPFMLVVEPGMRFADLLANVVKPLMQADPDAGAVDLTQVEWRKGKSAWQPDFAATLAENGIVHKEQLHFTTPGLNTLLAAA